A DNA window from Myxococcus xanthus contains the following coding sequences:
- a CDS encoding DUF2381 family protein — MPALGLVTLRSINCVSSTFAGFCSCLLILGGVAHAQSANSAANSVIRRVELVPEDSRTAVEVEVSPGLSTGLYFDSELRRERIDLEGRERFSLVDIGTATLRLVPSDRLSPNERLRLTVHFQDGAVPASATFLLNVHPAKAEPVVEVSRRRRTVESYQQEAREARAEAERLRDELNRLRAERGAPGGLTGLISTQVMARQGVEARDLSSSVVRTPTSALALRNAYSYRSLERVALEVWLEAPPGAQPWTASGASLRGKSGEELTVLQVWQAEPAAPGVLRQVVVEAQGTPASIRGPFTLKLWEANGPRTVTLGNVTFP; from the coding sequence TTGCCAGCATTGGGGCTGGTCACGCTACGGAGCATCAACTGCGTGTCTTCTACGTTTGCGGGGTTCTGCTCGTGTCTTCTTATTCTGGGTGGGGTGGCTCATGCCCAATCGGCGAACTCCGCAGCGAATAGCGTGATTCGTCGTGTCGAGTTGGTGCCAGAGGACTCTCGAACAGCGGTCGAAGTCGAGGTGAGTCCTGGGCTTTCAACCGGCCTCTACTTTGATTCGGAGCTGAGGCGCGAGCGCATTGATCTGGAAGGGCGTGAGCGGTTTTCGCTTGTGGACATTGGCACCGCCACGCTGAGGCTCGTGCCGTCGGATCGTCTTTCTCCCAACGAGCGACTCCGGCTTACGGTGCACTTCCAGGATGGCGCAGTCCCGGCAAGCGCCACCTTCTTGTTGAATGTGCATCCTGCGAAGGCTGAGCCTGTCGTGGAAGTGTCTCGCAGGCGGCGGACGGTAGAGTCGTACCAGCAGGAGGCGCGGGAAGCGCGGGCCGAGGCGGAGCGACTGCGCGATGAACTCAATCGACTCCGAGCTGAACGAGGTGCTCCAGGAGGGCTGACAGGCCTCATCTCCACACAGGTGATGGCGCGGCAGGGCGTGGAGGCACGCGACCTGAGCAGTTCTGTTGTTCGCACGCCCACTAGCGCATTGGCATTGCGCAACGCCTACAGTTATCGCTCCCTCGAGCGAGTTGCGCTTGAGGTTTGGTTGGAGGCTCCGCCGGGGGCGCAGCCGTGGACGGCAAGCGGGGCGTCGCTGAGAGGCAAGTCAGGCGAAGAGTTGACGGTGCTGCAAGTGTGGCAGGCCGAACCCGCCGCCCCCGGGGTGCTCCGGCAGGTGGTTGTTGAAGCGCAAGGTACTCCCGCTTCGATCCGAGGCCCCTTCACCCTGAAGCTGTGGGAGGCGAATGGCCCCCGCACCGTCACCCTGGGCAACGTCACCTTCCCTTAA